In the genome of Balneola sp., one region contains:
- a CDS encoding YafY family transcriptional regulator, which produces MNRIDRLTAIIIFLQGRKYVPIEELAERYGISERTAYRDLKALEEAGIPLGIETGKGYYILRGYHLPPVMFSKSEAMALLAAERLMQKWNNSELGKSYHSALDKIRSTLRAEDKDFFETMDNHVANLYPEANNSDFSDSDIFSFLQQAIFKNELIEIDYKRPYGEEVLCRKIEPLGLLVRGRNWYLAGWCRLRDDYRMFRLDRFEAYKTTEEKLAQPPVHTLKEFHDRTLHREHELKEVTVWFSTRIARYMGDGKFLHGWAWEKIVEDGVEMTFLTPSIHYTARWILTWGKEVKILRSDEMKQVLREISEELFEHYSELEKEF; this is translated from the coding sequence TTGAACCGTATCGACCGACTTACCGCAATCATCATTTTTCTTCAGGGAAGGAAATATGTTCCTATTGAGGAACTAGCTGAGCGATATGGAATCAGTGAGCGTACTGCCTACCGGGATTTAAAAGCTCTTGAAGAAGCCGGAATCCCTCTGGGGATTGAAACAGGAAAAGGATATTACATTCTCAGAGGATATCACCTCCCCCCTGTTATGTTTAGCAAAAGTGAAGCTATGGCTTTACTTGCAGCCGAACGGTTAATGCAGAAATGGAATAACTCGGAACTGGGTAAATCCTATCATTCGGCCTTAGATAAAATACGATCTACCCTACGCGCTGAAGACAAGGATTTCTTTGAAACCATGGATAACCATGTAGCAAACCTATATCCCGAGGCTAATAACTCTGATTTTTCTGACTCAGACATTTTTTCCTTTTTGCAGCAAGCTATTTTTAAAAATGAGCTTATCGAGATTGACTATAAAAGACCCTATGGTGAAGAAGTGCTTTGCCGGAAAATTGAACCCCTTGGTTTGTTAGTCCGCGGTAGAAACTGGTATTTAGCAGGCTGGTGCCGGTTGAGAGATGATTACAGGATGTTCCGCTTAGATCGTTTTGAGGCTTATAAAACTACAGAAGAAAAGTTAGCTCAACCTCCTGTACATACTCTGAAAGAGTTCCATGACCGAACACTGCATCGCGAACACGAATTGAAAGAAGTTACGGTTTGGTTCAGTACGAGAATAGCACGTTACATGGGTGATGGGAAATTCTTACATGGCTGGGCATGGGAAAAAATTGTAGAGGATGGAGTAGAGATGACTTTTCTTACTCCATCCATCCACTATACTGCCCGCTGGATTTTAACCTGGGGCAAAGAAGTCAAAATCCTTCGCTCTGATGAAATGAAGCAGGTTCTTAGAGAAATATCCGAAGAATTATTTGAGCATTATTCAGAGCTGGAAAAAGAATTTTAA
- a CDS encoding damage-inducible protein DinB: protein MDTSKEIIMTPDEMLEHWQGHRRLTRKVIEAFPEDKLFTFSIGGMRSFGEICNELIMMAAPAAKGIATGEWGQFGDIEGAPLKELPKTKEEVLVMWDWATPIMNEYWAKIEPGRFQVEETAYGQYEGKIWWHLAYIMDNEIHHRGQGYVYLRALGVEPPFFWEREA, encoded by the coding sequence ATGGATACTTCAAAAGAGATAATTATGACCCCCGATGAAATGCTAGAACATTGGCAGGGGCATCGAAGATTAACACGAAAAGTGATTGAAGCTTTTCCTGAAGATAAACTCTTCACATTCAGTATTGGCGGAATGAGAAGCTTTGGAGAGATATGCAATGAACTTATTATGATGGCTGCTCCTGCTGCAAAAGGGATTGCTACAGGTGAATGGGGTCAATTCGGAGATATCGAAGGAGCACCCCTTAAAGAACTTCCTAAAACCAAAGAAGAAGTTTTAGTCATGTGGGACTGGGCCACTCCTATTATGAATGAGTACTGGGCTAAAATTGAACCGGGTCGTTTTCAGGTTGAAGAAACTGCCTATGGACAATATGAAGGGAAAATATGGTGGCACCTGGCCTACATCATGGACAATGAAATCCATCACAGAGGACAAGGATATGTTTACCTGAGAGCACTTGGAGTAGAGCCTCCTTTTTTCTGGGAGCGAGAAGCATGA
- a CDS encoding dihydrofolate reductase, whose amino-acid sequence MKCSVYIAASLDGFIAKPDGDIEWLDHPDYILKDKNEDFGFYTFMDSVDALVMGRHTFEKVLSFGEWPYEKPVVVLSSKLNSIPGDLEGKVIPMSGSPKEIVAQCAERGFNHLYIDGGKTIQQFLNAELIDVITITKIPVLLGDGIPLFGKTEKDIYMELISCTQYENGFVMVVYEPIYRGVS is encoded by the coding sequence ATGAAGTGTTCAGTATATATAGCGGCTAGTCTGGACGGGTTTATTGCAAAACCTGATGGAGATATCGAATGGCTTGACCATCCCGATTATATCCTAAAGGATAAGAACGAAGATTTTGGCTTCTATACATTCATGGATTCAGTTGACGCCCTGGTTATGGGGCGTCATACTTTTGAAAAAGTCCTCTCCTTTGGAGAATGGCCTTATGAAAAGCCTGTCGTCGTTTTATCCTCTAAACTAAATTCTATTCCTGGCGATTTAGAAGGAAAAGTGATCCCCATGAGTGGTTCTCCTAAAGAAATCGTTGCGCAATGTGCCGAGCGTGGATTTAACCATTTGTATATAGATGGAGGAAAAACCATACAACAGTTCTTAAATGCTGAATTAATCGATGTAATCACGATTACTAAAATTCCGGTTCTACTTGGAGATGGAATTCCCTTGTTTGGAAAAACTGAAAAGGACATCTACATGGAATTGATTTCATGTACCCAATATGAAAACGGATTTGTTATGGTTGTATACGAACCAATTTATAGAGGAGTATCATGA
- a CDS encoding AraC family transcriptional regulator has product MEQTSSIINVLIAYGTLQAFFIAVILLRSENKSLFKKLFASLLIIEGITLFERLLFETELINSTPHILGISYPISFLKPPLMWLMTLAIVEKAFKLERQQLWHLIPFGLMFLMNIPFYFLSGEEKLAFVKGFMENIPSYQSFDFYFSLSFFLYIGVYIFLSIKKLDHLREHVTNNVLANWYRTILIGYSLFLLVHLGYFVIQPAVELSFGLINQLSMLAMAFIIQAVAFKLVDKSVLLNSKAPDLGNLQARKKFEEVIIQKLEKDKIYLDDTLNLEKFSEAVRLPKAFVTEIINQKFNSSFKKLVNQYRLNEAKRIMENAEHSKLKLIDVAYDSGFNNKVSFYRIFKEFEGISPSEYLEELNKRNLQK; this is encoded by the coding sequence TTGGAGCAGACTTCCTCGATAATTAATGTACTTATTGCCTATGGTACGCTGCAGGCCTTCTTCATTGCTGTCATCTTGCTGCGTTCCGAGAATAAATCGCTGTTCAAAAAACTCTTCGCCAGCCTGTTAATCATTGAGGGGATTACTCTTTTTGAACGTCTGTTATTTGAGACTGAGTTGATCAATTCCACACCTCATATACTAGGAATCAGTTACCCGATAAGTTTTTTAAAACCACCTTTAATGTGGCTTATGACTCTCGCAATAGTTGAAAAGGCATTTAAGCTTGAACGACAACAACTTTGGCATCTAATCCCTTTTGGCTTAATGTTCTTGATGAATATCCCATTTTACTTCCTCAGTGGAGAAGAAAAGCTGGCTTTTGTGAAAGGCTTTATGGAGAATATCCCATCCTATCAAAGTTTTGATTTCTACTTCAGCCTGAGTTTTTTTCTATATATCGGCGTTTACATTTTCCTAAGTATTAAAAAACTGGATCATTTAAGAGAGCATGTAACAAACAATGTGCTCGCCAACTGGTACCGGACAATCTTGATAGGATACTCTTTATTCCTGCTTGTGCATCTTGGCTATTTTGTCATTCAACCGGCCGTTGAATTAAGCTTTGGGTTGATTAATCAACTAAGTATGCTGGCCATGGCTTTTATCATTCAGGCGGTTGCATTCAAATTGGTAGATAAATCTGTTCTGTTAAACTCCAAAGCTCCTGACCTGGGTAATCTTCAAGCCCGTAAGAAGTTCGAAGAGGTGATAATACAAAAGCTTGAAAAGGATAAAATCTACCTGGATGACACATTGAATCTGGAGAAATTCTCAGAAGCTGTTCGACTTCCAAAAGCCTTTGTTACCGAAATTATTAACCAGAAATTTAATTCCTCGTTCAAAAAGCTGGTCAATCAATATCGTCTGAATGAAGCCAAACGAATTATGGAAAACGCGGAACACTCAAAGCTTAAGTTAATCGATGTAGCTTATGATTCCGGGTTCAACAACAAAGTGTCATTTTACCGAATATTTAAAGAGTTTGAGGGCATCTCTCCTTCCGAGTATCTGGAAGAGCTGAATAAAAGAAACCTGCAAAAGTAA
- a CDS encoding SRPBCC family protein — translation MKYGGAIEINKPKELVTKLFADPTHLGEYQDGFIKKELISGKQGENGSVSKLYYKYGKHDMIMTETITSNNLPDSFEAFYHHEHMDNTWKCTFIDLGINKTRYEYEFEYVRMSFMPKLMGIIFPGMYKKQGQKWMNQFKEFVEKQ, via the coding sequence ATGAAATACGGCGGTGCAATAGAGATTAACAAACCTAAAGAACTGGTAACCAAGTTGTTTGCTGATCCAACTCATTTAGGGGAATACCAGGATGGATTTATTAAGAAAGAATTGATTAGCGGTAAACAAGGTGAAAATGGATCGGTATCAAAACTGTACTATAAATATGGGAAGCATGATATGATCATGACAGAAACCATTACCTCCAATAATCTGCCGGATTCTTTTGAAGCTTTTTACCATCATGAACATATGGACAATACCTGGAAGTGTACGTTTATTGATCTTGGAATTAATAAAACCCGGTATGAATACGAATTTGAATATGTAAGAATGAGTTTTATGCCGAAATTAATGGGCATCATCTTCCCTGGTATGTATAAGAAACAGGGACAAAAGTGGATGAACCAATTCAAAGAATTTGTGGAGAAACAATGA
- a CDS encoding SDR family NAD(P)-dependent oxidoreductase: MAQSDQTPVNSPFDRNSTGEEVLAEKDLTGKVAIVTGGYSGIGIETTKALAAKGVKVIVPVRSKGKAEENLKEIEGDIETALLDLSNLSSVSAFADQVLSGAAKLDFLINNAGIMACPETRVGPGWEAQFGVNHMGHFALTKKLMPLLKSTQGTRVVSLTSTGHKISDIRWDDIQFETGEYEKWQAYGQSKTANALFANALSRRLRDSGGLAFSVHPGGIFTPLQRHLPKEEMVMLGWINEDGSPSELAKQGFKSSEQGCSTTLWAATSELLEGMPGVYCEDCNVAAPTDNSNPMGRYFGVDPHGCDDESAERLWEVSEKLLER, translated from the coding sequence ATGGCTCAATCAGATCAAACCCCTGTTAATTCACCCTTCGACCGAAATAGTACTGGAGAAGAAGTGCTTGCAGAAAAAGATCTTACAGGAAAAGTAGCTATTGTAACCGGAGGATATAGCGGAATTGGAATTGAAACGACCAAAGCTCTGGCTGCAAAAGGAGTAAAGGTAATAGTTCCGGTTCGGTCTAAGGGAAAAGCGGAAGAGAACCTGAAAGAGATAGAAGGAGATATTGAAACGGCATTACTGGATTTAAGTAATCTTTCATCAGTTTCTGCTTTTGCAGACCAGGTGTTATCGGGAGCAGCCAAACTCGATTTCCTGATCAATAACGCAGGTATTATGGCTTGTCCGGAAACGAGGGTCGGTCCAGGATGGGAAGCTCAGTTCGGGGTAAATCATATGGGGCATTTTGCCCTTACAAAAAAGCTGATGCCGCTATTAAAAAGCACACAAGGAACGCGAGTGGTTAGCCTTACATCTACAGGTCATAAAATAAGTGATATTAGATGGGATGATATTCAGTTTGAAACGGGTGAGTATGAGAAATGGCAGGCTTATGGTCAGTCTAAAACAGCTAATGCTTTATTTGCTAATGCTCTTTCCAGAAGACTAAGAGACTCGGGTGGACTCGCTTTCTCTGTCCATCCGGGAGGAATATTTACTCCACTTCAGCGACATCTACCCAAAGAAGAAATGGTCATGCTCGGCTGGATTAATGAAGATGGAAGCCCATCTGAACTGGCTAAGCAGGGATTTAAAAGCTCTGAACAGGGATGCTCAACAACACTTTGGGCAGCCACCTCCGAACTATTAGAAGGAATGCCTGGGGTTTATTGTGAGGATTGCAACGTAGCAGCTCCAACAGATAACTCGAATCCTATGGGTCGTTATTTTGGAGTAGATCCGCATGGATGTGATGATGAGTCAGCGGAACGGTTGTGGGAGGTTAGTGAGAAACTCCTTGAACGTTGA
- a CDS encoding histidine kinase — protein sequence MLINREKRIKYLGFDDVWFTIIGIVIITLSAIYIFKVPTDRLTPTETVITFVVTLFFTICDWLINRFILIRLRVKYPSLKDSVRRISLLFLCVLVTVTAVDFIGVSLVSFISENVDYNFQERIRSLIIVIVLNIMTMAIYEAVYFFILLKKSIREEEQAKQAIIQAELDVLRNQAQPHFFFNTLNTLRDIIDQNPKEDAKEFVDKLSDMYRFLLKSGNTNLIALKDELKFSKAYIHVQSERFGENLTLNWDIADELLDTMIVPMSLQLLLENAIKHNVISRAKPLEINISIEDDYLVVDNKIQKKSTQLPSTKVGLKNIKKRYALISDRSVEIVNNNHQFSVSLPLLKDSTIIE from the coding sequence ATGCTGATAAACAGAGAAAAACGGATAAAATACTTAGGCTTTGACGATGTATGGTTTACTATTATAGGCATAGTCATCATAACCTTATCCGCTATATATATTTTTAAGGTTCCAACAGACAGACTTACTCCTACTGAAACGGTTATCACCTTTGTAGTGACTCTATTCTTCACTATTTGTGATTGGCTTATCAACAGATTCATATTAATACGCCTGAGAGTAAAATATCCGAGCTTGAAGGATAGCGTTAGACGTATTTCCCTTCTTTTCCTGTGTGTGTTAGTTACAGTAACAGCAGTTGATTTTATAGGTGTTAGCCTGGTTTCTTTTATCTCTGAGAATGTGGACTATAATTTTCAAGAGAGAATCCGATCCTTAATCATCGTTATTGTATTGAACATTATGACGATGGCTATTTATGAAGCGGTCTATTTTTTCATTCTACTAAAAAAATCTATCCGAGAAGAAGAACAGGCTAAGCAGGCAATTATTCAGGCAGAACTTGACGTACTTCGCAATCAGGCCCAACCTCACTTTTTCTTCAATACGCTTAATACATTGCGCGATATTATAGATCAAAATCCTAAAGAGGATGCAAAAGAGTTTGTAGATAAACTTTCAGATATGTATCGCTTTCTCCTGAAATCAGGTAATACCAATTTGATTGCGCTAAAGGATGAACTCAAATTTTCGAAAGCCTATATTCACGTGCAATCAGAACGATTCGGGGAAAATCTAACATTGAATTGGGATATAGCGGATGAGCTTTTAGACACTATGATTGTACCCATGAGCCTCCAGTTACTTTTAGAAAATGCCATCAAACACAATGTTATTTCCAGGGCCAAACCATTAGAAATTAACATCAGCATTGAGGATGATTACCTTGTAGTCGATAATAAAATTCAAAAAAAATCGACCCAACTCCCTTCAACAAAAGTCGGACTAAAAAACATTAAGAAGCGGTACGCACTGATTTCGGACAGGTCGGTTGAGATAGTAAATAACAACCATCAATTCTCAGTTTCTCTGCCTCTATTGAAGGATAGCACGATAATAGAATGA
- a CDS encoding DNA-binding response regulator translates to MKILIIEDEIRAVSQLQLMLKACDFEFELLHIIDTVEEAVQWFQQNEAPELVFMDIQLADGLSFEIFQKTMVEAPIIFTTAFDQYAIQAFKVNSVDYLLKPIQKDDLKAAIDKFLESNKHSGIDASILKQLLGDLQSPSERTGLLVKSGNGFVQLKISELLYCYSEDSITFGVTSDKRYIIEETLDELFGTLDQVKFFKINRGQVVAKSSIQKIEPYFNHRVKLTVTNPRDQEFVVSRPKTSDFKHWMNW, encoded by the coding sequence ATGAAAATATTGATCATTGAGGATGAAATTCGAGCGGTGAGCCAGTTACAATTGATGCTCAAAGCTTGTGATTTCGAATTTGAACTATTACATATTATCGATACCGTGGAAGAAGCTGTCCAATGGTTCCAGCAAAATGAGGCACCTGAACTCGTCTTTATGGATATCCAATTAGCCGATGGATTAAGCTTCGAAATTTTTCAAAAAACAATGGTAGAAGCTCCAATCATTTTTACCACCGCTTTCGATCAATATGCCATTCAAGCCTTCAAAGTAAATAGCGTCGATTATCTGTTAAAACCCATTCAAAAAGATGATTTAAAGGCTGCCATTGACAAATTCCTCGAGTCGAATAAACATTCCGGAATAGATGCTTCTATTCTAAAGCAGTTACTGGGCGATCTTCAATCTCCTTCGGAGAGAACAGGTTTATTGGTTAAATCAGGAAATGGATTCGTGCAACTCAAAATTTCGGAATTGCTCTATTGTTATTCTGAGGATAGTATCACTTTTGGTGTTACAAGTGACAAACGCTATATCATAGAAGAAACATTAGATGAGCTATTTGGCACTCTCGATCAGGTAAAGTTCTTCAAAATCAATCGTGGACAAGTTGTAGCGAAATCTTCCATTCAGAAAATAGAACCCTACTTCAATCATCGGGTAAAGCTCACTGTTACCAATCCAAGAGATCAGGAATTCGTTGTAAGCAGACCAAAAACCAGTGATTTCAAGCATTGGATGAATTGGTAG
- a CDS encoding CPBP family intramembrane metalloprotease, which translates to MSNLTLKQIVTPIITVAFICFMYFGPITRTIFENIIISLFIIAANYFEYKGKAFSALGFYREKFNAKNLLVLAPLTAFGLFVFYVFALVPGIEMLTGVPINYTNTEELKGNLPTTLIWLLVIWVTAAFGEEIIFRGYFMRQFIKFFGDSKISLAINMLIFCGFFGYMHMQQGITGQLVATAVGAIFFIIFYLRKYDLWFMVMIHGFFNTLGILSFYFGLA; encoded by the coding sequence ATGAGCAACTTAACTTTAAAACAAATAGTAACTCCAATAATCACGGTGGCCTTTATCTGTTTCATGTACTTTGGCCCAATCACCAGAACGATTTTTGAGAACATCATTATCTCTTTATTCATTATTGCAGCTAATTATTTTGAATACAAGGGGAAAGCATTTTCAGCACTCGGGTTTTATCGCGAAAAATTCAATGCGAAAAACCTATTAGTCCTTGCTCCATTAACCGCCTTTGGCCTTTTTGTTTTCTACGTTTTTGCTCTTGTTCCTGGAATCGAGATGCTCACTGGAGTTCCTATCAATTATACAAACACAGAAGAATTGAAAGGAAATCTTCCAACTACACTTATCTGGTTGTTAGTCATTTGGGTCACTGCAGCGTTTGGAGAAGAAATTATTTTCCGTGGGTATTTTATGAGACAGTTCATCAAATTCTTTGGCGATAGTAAAATCAGCCTAGCCATTAATATGCTAATCTTTTGTGGCTTCTTTGGATACATGCACATGCAGCAAGGAATCACCGGACAACTTGTTGCTACTGCTGTGGGAGCTATCTTTTTCATCATATTCTACCTTCGCAAATACGATTTGTGGTTTATGGTTATGATACATGGCTTTTTTAACACCCTGGGTATACTCAGTTTTTACTTCGGATTGGCTTAA
- a CDS encoding transcriptional regulator, with product MRSDCPISYALDFFGDKWSLLIIRDMIFDRKRFYKEFLESKEGMATNILSDRLKKLELHGVIESQVYEKLKTRKEYSLTDKGKDLIPVLVDMMVWSATYQDDLALPGDFVQKVKDNREEVIENITQSLV from the coding sequence ATGAGATCAGACTGCCCGATTAGCTACGCCCTCGATTTTTTTGGAGACAAATGGAGTTTGTTGATCATCCGGGATATGATCTTTGATCGTAAACGGTTTTATAAGGAATTTCTGGAGTCGAAGGAAGGTATGGCCACCAATATTCTTTCCGATCGCCTTAAAAAGCTGGAGCTACATGGGGTTATAGAGTCCCAGGTTTATGAGAAACTAAAGACAAGAAAGGAGTATTCATTAACAGATAAAGGGAAAGACTTAATCCCTGTACTGGTTGATATGATGGTATGGTCGGCTACCTATCAGGATGATCTGGCACTACCAGGTGACTTCGTTCAGAAAGTAAAAGATAATAGGGAAGAGGTAATCGAAAATATTACTCAGAGCCTGGTCTAA
- a CDS encoding polyketide cyclase, protein MNTQQIDLSSFRKDYWTEEEYQNAELVVDFVQNIMNNHNFDYVKEKFGSHRYKQHNQTMTDGLEGVLKTVSDFTKNFPDFMYDVKHIYVDGPSVILHSHATADKNHRGNPQKGLNIMDIWKVEDGEILEHWDAVQPIHTFMRFYALISGGKFKNENTYF, encoded by the coding sequence ATGAATACTCAACAGATTGACCTAAGTAGTTTTAGAAAAGATTATTGGACGGAAGAGGAATACCAGAATGCCGAGCTGGTGGTAGATTTTGTCCAGAACATTATGAACAACCACAATTTTGATTATGTGAAGGAAAAGTTTGGAAGTCATAGGTATAAACAACACAACCAGACAATGACAGATGGTCTGGAAGGAGTTTTGAAAACAGTATCAGATTTCACAAAGAACTTTCCAGATTTCATGTACGATGTAAAGCACATTTATGTCGATGGGCCAAGTGTGATTCTTCATTCTCATGCTACAGCAGATAAAAATCATCGGGGAAATCCACAAAAAGGATTGAACATAATGGATATATGGAAGGTCGAAGATGGCGAAATCCTAGAGCACTGGGATGCTGTTCAACCTATTCATACGTTCATGAGGTTTTACGCATTAATTTCAGGAGGAAAATTCAAAAACGAGAACACGTATTTCTAG
- a CDS encoding 2,3,4,5-tetrahydropyridine-2,6-dicarboxylate N-succinyltransferase: MTHEEILDQLEDGTVRSATPTENGWEANTEVKKAILGAFKNGTNAAYEGIYEGFVDKHNLSPRYFEPEDGVRLVPGGSSVRRGAYVASGVIIMPPAYVNVGAYVDEGSMVDSHALVGSCAQIGKNVHLSAGVQIGGVLEPIGMSPVIIEDDCFIGAGAVIVEGILVRSRAVIAPGVTLSKSIPVYDAVNEVIRERGAEIPEGAVVIPGTRPMKSEWAQQEGLSMACPIIVKYRDADSDASLELEDALR, from the coding sequence ATGACTCACGAAGAAATTTTAGATCAATTAGAGGACGGAACAGTTCGTTCTGCTACTCCTACTGAAAATGGCTGGGAGGCCAATACCGAAGTAAAAAAAGCAATTCTTGGAGCCTTCAAAAACGGTACTAATGCCGCTTATGAAGGGATTTATGAGGGCTTTGTAGACAAACACAATCTTTCTCCGCGCTATTTTGAACCTGAAGACGGAGTACGTTTGGTTCCTGGGGGATCTTCGGTTCGGAGAGGTGCTTATGTGGCATCAGGGGTTATTATTATGCCACCTGCATATGTTAATGTAGGCGCCTATGTGGATGAAGGGTCTATGGTTGATAGTCATGCTTTGGTTGGTTCCTGTGCTCAGATTGGAAAGAATGTTCATTTGTCGGCGGGGGTACAAATAGGAGGGGTGTTAGAGCCCATCGGAATGTCTCCGGTAATTATTGAAGACGATTGTTTTATCGGAGCCGGAGCGGTTATTGTAGAAGGTATCCTCGTACGGAGTCGGGCAGTAATTGCTCCTGGAGTTACTCTTTCGAAATCTATTCCTGTATATGATGCTGTGAATGAAGTAATCCGTGAGCGTGGAGCCGAAATTCCTGAAGGTGCTGTTGTAATACCGGGCACGCGCCCCATGAAAAGCGAATGGGCCCAACAAGAAGGGCTTAGTATGGCTTGTCCAATTATCGTGAAATACAGAGATGCTGACAGTGATGCTTCACTAGAATTAGAAGACGCCTTGAGGTAA
- a CDS encoding CPBP family intramembrane metalloprotease — MTITKKLFWKDVITPLFIWGVVILVFLNVKHLPFDFSEKDSVVLRYFVKAFMMVLIPFGIIHLFYQKKDDFGIYFPEFSDSFMLTIRAIAIAGPAGMSFLLIGWLGWEFTDWPGALTLTTVYALVLFLVPKITQSLPSRNHQNTPNTAVNLFIGFSFLTVLIAYFSYEQAPVISKIFYYLFIVGFGEELFFRGYLQSSFNRYFGKPFSIANVQFGWGLVLAALLFGLIHALVTVPPTWPWAVFTFTMGLTFGFIREKDGSILSVALLHGLMDLPLAFFSV, encoded by the coding sequence ATGACTATTACTAAAAAGCTTTTTTGGAAGGATGTGATTACTCCACTCTTCATCTGGGGTGTGGTAATCCTTGTCTTTTTAAATGTTAAACACCTTCCCTTCGACTTCTCTGAAAAAGATAGTGTCGTTCTTAGATATTTTGTAAAAGCTTTTATGATGGTACTAATACCATTTGGGATAATTCACCTGTTTTATCAAAAAAAAGATGACTTCGGAATTTACTTTCCGGAATTTTCAGATTCCTTCATGCTTACTATCAGAGCTATTGCAATAGCAGGACCTGCGGGTATGTCTTTTCTGCTTATTGGTTGGCTCGGGTGGGAGTTTACTGACTGGCCAGGTGCATTAACCTTAACCACAGTGTATGCACTTGTACTCTTTCTGGTACCAAAGATCACGCAAAGTTTACCATCAAGAAATCACCAAAATACTCCGAATACAGCGGTTAATCTTTTCATTGGATTTAGCTTCCTTACTGTATTGATAGCTTATTTTTCCTATGAACAAGCCCCAGTAATCTCAAAAATCTTCTACTACCTGTTTATAGTTGGTTTTGGAGAGGAGTTATTTTTTAGAGGTTACTTGCAGTCTTCGTTCAACAGATATTTTGGCAAACCTTTTTCAATCGCTAATGTTCAGTTTGGATGGGGTTTGGTTTTAGCGGCCCTTCTATTTGGATTGATTCATGCATTGGTTACCGTTCCTCCAACCTGGCCCTGGGCAGTATTCACCTTTACTATGGGACTAACCTTTGGCTTTATTCGTGAAAAGGACGGATCAATTCTAAGTGTGGCACTTTTGCACGGTCTGATGGACCTTCCGCTTGCATTTTTTTCGGTCTAG
- a CDS encoding 4-hydroxy-tetrahydrodipicolinate synthase — protein MDTPLWTAMVTPMLEDGSIDYESFETLLRKQEEAGNGVLVLGSTGEGLNLTTPEKKEIIKFVKLLDLEVPMMTGLGGFHHEAQIDLIHYADEVGTDAFLIVNPIYAKPGKEGQLAWFSTLMRETKTPCMIYNVPSRTGIHMHPDVPAQLEKTFPNYMGLKEASGSVEKFKEFRDASSGSKLFCGDDSLIKDFVGEGAIGLVSVASNAWPKKVRMFLDMHLQGNTEQVFGEWVESADLFFDAPSPGPVKSLLQHKGWIANDTVRLPLSEDDLSPETEEALLEADKKINEWYEGLSS, from the coding sequence ATGGATACCCCGCTATGGACCGCCATGGTTACCCCGATGCTGGAAGACGGGAGCATCGATTACGAAAGTTTTGAAACTCTGCTTAGAAAACAGGAAGAAGCAGGAAATGGTGTATTGGTACTGGGGAGTACCGGGGAAGGCTTGAACCTGACTACTCCTGAAAAAAAGGAAATCATCAAATTTGTTAAGCTGCTGGATCTTGAAGTTCCGATGATGACCGGATTGGGAGGCTTTCATCATGAAGCACAAATTGATTTGATCCATTATGCAGATGAAGTAGGTACTGACGCTTTTTTAATTGTAAATCCTATTTATGCAAAACCCGGTAAAGAAGGTCAGTTGGCCTGGTTTAGTACCTTGATGAGGGAAACCAAAACTCCTTGCATGATTTATAATGTACCATCAAGAACGGGTATACATATGCATCCGGATGTACCAGCCCAACTCGAGAAAACCTTTCCAAATTATATGGGATTAAAAGAGGCGAGTGGAAGCGTGGAAAAATTCAAAGAGTTTAGAGATGCTTCTTCAGGTTCCAAACTTTTTTGTGGAGATGATAGCCTGATTAAAGATTTCGTAGGGGAAGGCGCTATTGGCCTGGTTTCTGTGGCTTCTAATGCCTGGCCTAAAAAAGTACGCATGTTTCTTGACATGCATTTACAAGGCAATACCGAACAAGTGTTTGGGGAGTGGGTAGAATCTGCGGATCTATTTTTTGATGCCCCAAGTCCTGGTCCCGTCAAATCTCTACTTCAGCACAAAGGATGGATAGCGAACGATACAGTTCGGTTGCCATTATCAGAAGATGATCTGAGCCCGGAAACCGAAGAAGCATTGCTGGAAGCGGATAAGAAGATCAATGAATGGTACGAAGGCCTAAGTAGCTAG